One part of the Nitrospirae bacterium YQR-1 genome encodes these proteins:
- a CDS encoding YebC/PmpR family DNA-binding transcriptional regulator → MAGHSKWAQIKRKKATTDSKRGKVFSKIVKEITVAARIGGGDPDGNARLRGAIEKAKEENMPYDNIKRAVQKGTGELPGTMYEEIMYEGYGPAGVALLIEAMTDNRNRTVAEIRRLLTKSGGNLGETGCVSWMFSKKGTIVVDKKAASEEQLMTIALESGAEDMKNEPEDESYEIITAPDSVETVKSAVISAGIVVSSSDITMVPGNYVSVDSATAGQLLRLMDALDELEDVQNIYANFDMPEGFLADAS, encoded by the coding sequence ATGGCAGGGCATTCTAAATGGGCTCAGATAAAAAGAAAAAAAGCAACAACGGATTCTAAAAGAGGAAAGGTTTTTTCCAAAATTGTAAAGGAGATAACTGTGGCGGCAAGAATAGGCGGTGGTGACCCCGACGGTAATGCCCGCCTTCGCGGTGCTATTGAAAAAGCTAAAGAAGAGAATATGCCCTATGATAATATAAAAAGAGCAGTACAGAAGGGTACAGGTGAGCTGCCTGGTACTATGTATGAGGAGATAATGTATGAGGGATACGGTCCTGCGGGAGTAGCTCTCCTTATTGAGGCAATGACTGACAACAGAAACAGGACTGTGGCGGAAATCAGAAGACTTCTCACTAAAAGCGGCGGCAATCTCGGTGAAACAGGATGTGTTTCCTGGATGTTTTCAAAAAAGGGTACTATAGTTGTTGACAAAAAGGCAGCCTCTGAAGAGCAGCTGATGACAATAGCGCTGGAGTCCGGGGCTGAGGACATGAAAAATGAGCCGGAAGACGAAAGCTACGAGATAATAACTGCTCCCGACTCTGTGGAGACAGTGAAAAGTGCTGTTATCTCCGCCGGTATTGTTGTCTCCTCTTCAGATATTACCATGGTTCCCGGCAATTATGTTTCCGTGGATTCCGCTACAGCAGGGCAACTGCTAAGGCTTATGGATGCCCTTGATGAGCTTGAGGACGTTCAGAATATTTACGCCAACTTCGACATGCCGGAGGGCTTTCTTGCTGATGCTTCCTGA